A single region of the Streptomyces sp. NBC_01262 genome encodes:
- a CDS encoding family 16 glycoside hydrolase, whose product MGSQRRRRPGVVSRRTALIALLALGIAVTAYACQPDSPGRTSWADGTVHGAWRSVYDGYGENCGHDGTLTIAPQAARLPDETHAGLIVSTAVYGDMVFSARMRAVAQLRTPKPNPWEVPWLLWSYTDPEHFYYVTLKPNGWELGKRDPAYPGGQRFLATGPARFPVGRWYQVLVTQRGAAFSVQVGGRELTSYTDTERPYGRGSVGVYTEDARGEFRDLTARNLPPGTG is encoded by the coding sequence ATGGGGTCCCAGCGCCGTCGTCGTCCCGGTGTCGTCAGCCGCCGGACGGCGCTGATCGCCCTGCTCGCCCTGGGCATCGCCGTCACCGCGTACGCGTGCCAACCCGACAGCCCGGGCAGGACGTCGTGGGCGGACGGGACCGTCCACGGCGCCTGGCGGTCGGTGTACGACGGTTACGGCGAGAACTGCGGCCACGACGGCACGCTGACCATCGCCCCGCAGGCGGCCCGGCTCCCGGACGAGACCCACGCCGGGCTCATCGTCTCCACCGCCGTCTACGGGGACATGGTCTTCTCGGCGCGGATGCGGGCCGTCGCCCAGTTGCGGACCCCGAAGCCCAACCCCTGGGAAGTGCCGTGGCTGCTCTGGTCGTACACCGACCCCGAGCACTTCTACTACGTCACCCTCAAGCCCAACGGCTGGGAGCTCGGCAAGCGCGACCCCGCCTATCCGGGCGGCCAGCGCTTCCTGGCCACCGGCCCGGCCCGCTTCCCCGTCGGCCGCTGGTACCAGGTGCTGGTCACCCAGCGGGGCGCGGCCTTCTCGGTGCAGGTCGGCGGCCGGGAGCTGACCTCGTACACCGACACCGAGCGGCCGTACGGCCGTGGCAGCGTCGGGGTCTACACCGAGGACGCCCGGGGGGAGTTCCGCGACCTGACGGCACGGAATCTCCCCCCGGGCACCGGGTAG
- the wecB gene encoding non-hydrolyzing UDP-N-acetylglucosamine 2-epimerase: protein MSTAMPAAVPAAAQGAIRAMLVLGTRPEAIKLAPVARAMGAAALFEPIVVTTGQHREMLHQMLGLLQVQVRSDLDVMRDRQQLSELTARLVEGLGEVIRAERPDLVVVQGDTTTALAGALAAFYERVPVAHVEAGLRTGVLDNPFPEELNRRLIGRIARWHFAPTARSAGHLTAEGTPSAQVFTTGNTVIDNLLWVLEAGVGRSTFRSGAGSGLRKVLLTLHRRENQGDRMRAMGRSVRRLADRGDVEIVLPLHKSPAVREALLPELSDHPRITVTEPLDYLDFAATLADCDLVLTDSGGIQEEAPTLGKPALVLRTTTERPEAVEVGAARLIGTEPEAVLKAAGQLLDDPDAYRRMAAAGNPFGDGRAAERILAQLAEDFAEDFGEDMGSLAPVAAFVPEQGGPGTY from the coding sequence ATGTCCACAGCCATGCCCGCAGCCGTGCCCGCAGCCGCTCAGGGCGCGATCCGCGCCATGCTCGTCCTCGGCACCCGCCCGGAGGCGATCAAACTCGCGCCCGTCGCCCGGGCGATGGGCGCCGCCGCCCTCTTCGAACCGATCGTGGTGACCACCGGCCAGCACCGCGAGATGCTGCACCAGATGCTCGGCCTCCTCCAGGTCCAGGTCAGGTCGGACCTCGACGTGATGCGCGACCGCCAGCAGCTCTCGGAGCTGACGGCCCGCCTGGTCGAGGGCCTGGGCGAGGTGATCCGGGCCGAGCGCCCCGACCTCGTGGTCGTCCAGGGCGACACCACGACCGCGCTGGCCGGGGCGCTGGCCGCCTTCTACGAACGCGTACCGGTCGCGCATGTCGAGGCGGGCCTGCGCACGGGCGTGCTGGACAACCCCTTCCCGGAGGAGCTGAACCGCCGGCTCATCGGCCGTATCGCGCGCTGGCACTTCGCGCCGACCGCGCGGTCCGCCGGGCATCTCACCGCGGAGGGCACCCCCAGCGCGCAGGTGTTCACCACCGGCAACACCGTCATCGACAACCTGCTGTGGGTGCTGGAGGCCGGCGTCGGGCGCAGCACCTTCCGCAGTGGCGCCGGGAGCGGCCTGCGCAAGGTGCTGCTCACCCTGCACCGCCGGGAGAACCAGGGCGACCGGATGCGGGCGATGGGCCGGTCGGTGCGGCGACTGGCGGACCGGGGGGATGTGGAGATCGTGCTGCCGCTGCACAAGAGCCCGGCCGTCCGCGAGGCGCTGCTGCCCGAGCTGAGCGACCATCCCCGGATCACCGTGACCGAGCCGCTGGACTATCTCGACTTCGCCGCCACCCTCGCCGACTGCGACCTGGTGCTCACCGACTCCGGCGGCATCCAGGAGGAGGCCCCCACCCTGGGCAAGCCCGCCCTGGTGCTGCGTACGACCACCGAGCGCCCGGAGGCGGTCGAGGTCGGGGCCGCCCGGCTGATCGGCACCGAGCCCGAGGCCGTGCTCAAGGCCGCCGGCCAGCTGCTGGATGATCCCGACGCCTACCGGCGGATGGCCGCGGCGGGCAATCCCTTCGGCGACGGGCGGGCCGCGGAGCGGATTCTCGCCCAGCTCGCCGAGGACTTCGCGGAGGATTTCGGGGAGGACATGGGCTCGTTGGCGCCGGTTGCGGCATTCGTCCCCGAGCAGGGCGGCCCGGGGACATACTGA
- a CDS encoding glycosyltransferase family 2 protein, which yields MTEEPFLWAAMAIIVMAGCYNTVLFTLSRFRVRRSRVPGTERFYVFLLACLNEEKVLAESLARITSLPIGNFIALVIDDGSEDGTADIVRACDHPRVRLYQRRLPNARRGKGAALNAGVRHLRTSGLLGYRDAQDVILCVVDADGRLDPHVVQAVDPFFDDPRTGGVQIGVRMYNRTEGLIARLQDMEFVVYGDVFQSARRFLGSVGMGGNGQFMRLSALDSLGGEGPWSDSLTEDLDLGVRLIAHGWRNQYCPTAAVSQQAVLDVRRLVRQRSRWFQGHLQSAGLVPTILRDVPGRAAIDLLYHLSSPVLILLTSLLPLSFLIALGGTVVASVRIGHPLVSPMWLAGPYLLSFTAAYTYGYVYARRERSLGLLRSVLVAHIFIFYGYIWFAAGWWGLWRMLTGKRTWLKTART from the coding sequence GTGACCGAGGAACCGTTCCTGTGGGCCGCCATGGCGATCATCGTCATGGCCGGCTGCTACAACACCGTCCTCTTCACGCTCTCCCGCTTCCGGGTCCGCCGCTCGCGCGTCCCCGGCACCGAGCGCTTCTACGTCTTCCTGCTGGCCTGCCTGAACGAGGAAAAAGTCCTCGCCGAGAGCCTGGCCCGCATCACCTCGCTGCCCATCGGCAACTTCATCGCCCTCGTCATCGACGACGGCTCCGAGGACGGCACCGCCGACATCGTCCGCGCCTGCGACCACCCCCGCGTCCGGCTCTACCAGCGCCGCCTCCCCAACGCCCGGCGCGGCAAGGGCGCGGCGCTCAACGCCGGCGTACGCCACCTGCGCACGTCGGGGCTGCTCGGCTACCGCGACGCGCAGGACGTGATCCTTTGCGTCGTCGACGCGGACGGACGGCTGGACCCGCATGTCGTGCAGGCCGTCGACCCGTTCTTCGACGACCCGCGCACCGGCGGCGTCCAGATCGGCGTGCGCATGTACAACCGCACCGAGGGGCTGATCGCGCGGCTGCAGGACATGGAGTTCGTGGTCTACGGCGACGTGTTCCAGAGCGCACGGCGCTTCCTGGGCAGCGTAGGCATGGGCGGAAACGGCCAGTTCATGCGGCTGTCGGCGCTGGACTCGCTCGGCGGCGAGGGCCCGTGGAGCGACAGCCTGACCGAGGATCTCGACCTCGGGGTCCGCCTCATCGCGCACGGCTGGCGCAATCAGTACTGCCCCACCGCCGCCGTCTCCCAGCAGGCCGTGCTCGACGTACGGCGGCTGGTCCGCCAGCGCTCCCGCTGGTTCCAGGGGCATCTCCAGTCGGCCGGTCTCGTGCCGACCATCCTGCGCGACGTCCCCGGCCGGGCCGCGATCGACCTGCTCTACCACCTGTCCAGCCCGGTGCTGATCCTGCTGACCTCGCTGCTGCCGCTGTCGTTCCTGATCGCGCTGGGCGGCACCGTCGTGGCCTCGGTGCGCATCGGGCATCCGCTGGTCTCGCCGATGTGGCTGGCCGGGCCGTACCTGCTGTCGTTCACGGCGGCCTACACCTACGGATACGTCTACGCCCGGCGCGAGCGCAGCCTCGGCCTGCTGCGGTCGGTGCTGGTGGCCCACATCTTCATCTTCTACGGCTACATCTGGTTCGCGGCCGGCTGGTGGGGACTGTGGCGGATGCTCACCGGCAAGCGGACCTGGCTGAAGACCGCCCGCACCTGA
- a CDS encoding polysaccharide deacetylase family protein, whose translation MKSRSRRPRIFRVSSILALVAALFGGVFLATANGAGAGKPAGGHHRHGEDLRDRSGVARVDLKGWASSQVSADKTRRAKAPVAKAAVRQAAYVRPVAQAQAQAQTRTVPAAQTVQTVKAPQAAAAGTSALVLYDTAGPYGQLGELYAMAAANLAGHFGTVAAKPVSQYTAGLVDQYTATIYLGSTYYGGSTPDAIPAAFYTDAVATTHPVTWLGDNIWSLANAAGVTAFTQKYGWDPTTSYFTTAGGVGTVNQVAYRNQNLTRNIPAGQDGGVLRPNILTGAGYPAVTSLAQATDSATGTTFPWAVRSSNLTYIGEIPFAFVSESDRVIAFEDLLFDALAPATTERHRAMMRLEDISPDSDPAELRAMADYLYSEKIPYGINVIPVYKDPKGTYNNGTAQTITLVQRPQVVSALKYMLARGAVLMDHGYTHQYSNVANPYDGVTGDDFEFYRAHVDASNNVVYDGTVAEDSALWAQNRVTAALLQFTLAGLPKPALWTTPHYAASAADYKVFAKNFNARLERSLYFSGTLGGTATPNQFIGQFFPYVVKDVYGTTVLPENIGNYEAEAYNNHPARLPADLIASAKANLAVRDGFASFFYHPYYPVQPLKDTVDGIRALGYTFVSPTAVS comes from the coding sequence ATGAAATCCCGATCGAGGAGGCCACGGATCTTCCGGGTCTCCAGTATTCTCGCGCTGGTCGCCGCGCTATTCGGCGGCGTATTCCTGGCCACCGCGAACGGCGCCGGAGCCGGAAAACCGGCCGGTGGCCACCACCGCCACGGCGAGGACCTGCGCGACCGGTCCGGCGTGGCCAGGGTCGACCTGAAGGGCTGGGCGTCGTCCCAGGTCTCCGCCGACAAGACCCGCAGGGCCAAGGCCCCCGTCGCGAAGGCGGCCGTACGGCAGGCGGCATACGTCCGGCCGGTGGCGCAGGCGCAGGCGCAGGCGCAGACGCGGACCGTACCGGCGGCGCAGACCGTGCAGACCGTGAAGGCCCCGCAGGCCGCCGCGGCCGGCACCTCGGCGCTGGTGCTCTACGACACCGCGGGCCCCTACGGCCAGCTCGGCGAGCTGTACGCCATGGCCGCCGCCAACCTCGCCGGTCACTTCGGCACCGTCGCCGCCAAGCCCGTCTCGCAGTACACCGCGGGCCTGGTCGACCAGTACACGGCGACGATCTACCTCGGCTCGACCTACTACGGCGGCTCCACACCGGACGCCATCCCGGCCGCCTTCTACACCGACGCCGTCGCCACCACCCACCCGGTGACCTGGCTCGGCGACAACATCTGGTCGCTCGCCAACGCAGCGGGCGTCACCGCGTTCACGCAGAAGTACGGCTGGGACCCGACCACTTCGTACTTCACCACCGCCGGCGGCGTAGGCACCGTCAACCAGGTGGCGTACCGGAACCAGAACCTCACCCGGAACATCCCGGCCGGGCAGGACGGCGGCGTGCTGCGCCCCAACATCCTCACCGGCGCCGGCTATCCGGCCGTCACCTCGCTCGCACAGGCCACGGACTCCGCCACCGGGACGACCTTCCCGTGGGCGGTCCGCTCCTCGAACCTGACGTACATCGGGGAGATCCCCTTCGCCTTCGTCTCCGAGAGCGACCGCGTCATCGCCTTCGAGGACCTGCTCTTCGACGCACTCGCCCCCGCCACCACCGAGCGGCACCGGGCGATGATGCGCCTGGAGGACATCAGCCCCGACTCCGACCCGGCCGAGCTGCGCGCCATGGCCGACTACCTGTACTCGGAGAAGATCCCGTACGGCATCAACGTCATCCCCGTCTACAAGGACCCCAAGGGGACCTACAACAACGGCACGGCCCAGACCATCACCCTGGTCCAGCGCCCGCAGGTCGTGTCCGCGCTCAAATACATGCTGGCGCGTGGCGCCGTCCTCATGGACCACGGCTACACGCACCAGTACAGCAATGTCGCCAACCCGTACGACGGCGTCACCGGTGACGACTTCGAGTTCTACCGCGCTCATGTCGACGCCTCGAACAACGTGGTCTACGACGGCACCGTCGCCGAGGACTCCGCCCTGTGGGCGCAGAACAGGGTGACCGCCGCCCTCCTCCAGTTCACCCTGGCCGGCCTGCCCAAGCCCGCGCTGTGGACCACCCCGCACTACGCCGCCTCGGCGGCCGACTACAAGGTGTTCGCCAAGAACTTCAACGCCCGGCTGGAGCGCTCGCTCTACTTCTCCGGGACCCTGGGCGGCACCGCCACCCCCAACCAGTTCATCGGCCAGTTCTTCCCGTACGTCGTCAAGGACGTCTACGGCACCACCGTGCTCCCGGAGAACATCGGCAACTACGAGGCCGAGGCCTACAACAACCACCCGGCGCGCCTGCCCGCCGACCTGATCGCCTCCGCGAAGGCGAACCTCGCTGTGCGCGACGGCTTCGCCAGCTTCTTCTACCACCCCTACTACCCGGTCCAGCCGCTCAAGGACACCGTCGACGGCATCCGCGCCCTCGGCTACACCTTCGTCAGCCCCACGGCTGTTTCGTGA
- a CDS encoding glycoside hydrolase family 113, which translates to MTSPLRRTTAAALAAVVLALATACTSTSGTGGRAAPSPSPSTDRIRGIALPAWDVHDYDSPRAESYLRQIAATGARWVSFTPTWYQSGIHDPAMHTTGETADDASLRRVIRLAHAAGLKVQLKPHVDLPGDLDRAEIRPTDPDAWFAAYTRFITHYARLAQRLGVQQLAVGTELAGTSRDRAHWRSVIAAVRADYRGPLTYAANYDEYRHIPFWDSLDLIGIDAYWPLADHPTSDVQRLRRAWRPIARELAAYSARHHRRILFTEAGYVSQRGATTAPYSWTISGHGGAAEQAAAYEALLAAFDGERWWAGVNWWMWDDWPDSGETPARLAYTPHGKPAEGVLRKWWTRN; encoded by the coding sequence GTGACCTCACCGCTCAGGAGGACGACCGCCGCGGCTCTCGCGGCGGTCGTCCTCGCGCTCGCCACCGCCTGCACGTCGACCTCCGGCACCGGGGGTCGGGCGGCGCCGTCGCCGTCGCCATCAACGGACCGCATCCGCGGCATCGCGCTGCCAGCCTGGGACGTCCACGACTACGACAGCCCCCGGGCCGAGTCCTATCTGCGCCAGATCGCCGCGACCGGCGCCCGCTGGGTCTCCTTCACCCCCACCTGGTACCAGAGCGGCATCCACGACCCCGCCATGCACACCACCGGCGAGACCGCCGACGACGCGAGCCTTCGCCGCGTCATCCGCCTCGCCCACGCAGCGGGCCTGAAAGTCCAGCTCAAGCCACACGTCGACCTGCCCGGCGACCTCGACCGCGCCGAGATCCGGCCCACCGACCCCGACGCCTGGTTCGCCGCCTACACCCGCTTCATCACCCACTACGCCCGCCTCGCCCAGCGACTCGGCGTCCAGCAGCTCGCCGTCGGCACCGAACTCGCCGGCACCTCCCGCGACCGCGCCCACTGGCGGTCCGTCATCGCCGCCGTCCGCGCCGACTACCGGGGCCCGCTCACCTACGCCGCCAACTACGACGAATACCGTCACATCCCCTTCTGGGACTCCCTCGACCTCATCGGCATCGACGCCTACTGGCCACTGGCCGACCACCCCACGAGCGACGTGCAACGGCTCCGCCGCGCCTGGCGGCCCATCGCCCGCGAACTCGCCGCCTACTCCGCCCGCCACCACCGCCGGATCCTGTTCACCGAGGCCGGCTACGTCAGCCAGCGCGGCGCCACCACGGCCCCGTACTCCTGGACCATCAGCGGGCACGGCGGCGCCGCCGAACAGGCCGCCGCCTACGAGGCGTTGCTCGCCGCCTTCGACGGCGAGCGCTGGTGGGCCGGCGTCAACTGGTGGATGTGGGACGACTGGCCGGACAGCGGCGAGACCCCCGCCCGCCTCGCCTACACCCCGCACGGCAAACCGGCCGAGGGGGTGCTGCGCAAGTGGTGGACCCGCAATTAG
- a CDS encoding alpha/beta fold hydrolase, whose product MVNHRTVDANGTLLHIAEEGEGPLVVLLHGFPELWYSWRHQFAPLAAAGYHVVAPDQRGYGRSDRPEGVEPYNLLSLVGDVIGLVHALGERQAVVVGHDWGAPVAWHTALLRPDVVRGVAGLSVPPPFRGDRAPLEAFRELYEGRFYWNYIETPGVADAEFGADVRAGLRRCLHGLSGDNPANESPAVPLIPPGTGFLDLYPEPKELPAWLTEADLDVYAAEFTASGFTGPLNWYRNADRNWILTAPWAGAALQVPGLYVAGDRDVVTAFPGMRELIPVLPQLVPTLREPVILPGCGHWTQQEQPDEVNEALLDFLGSL is encoded by the coding sequence ATGGTCAACCACCGCACCGTCGACGCGAACGGCACCCTCCTGCACATCGCGGAGGAGGGTGAGGGCCCGCTGGTCGTGCTGCTGCACGGCTTCCCCGAGCTCTGGTACTCCTGGCGGCACCAGTTCGCCCCACTGGCCGCCGCCGGGTACCACGTGGTCGCCCCCGACCAGCGCGGCTACGGGCGCAGCGACCGGCCCGAAGGCGTCGAGCCGTACAACCTGCTCAGCCTGGTCGGCGACGTCATCGGGCTCGTCCACGCGCTGGGGGAGCGGCAGGCCGTCGTCGTCGGCCACGACTGGGGCGCCCCGGTCGCCTGGCACACGGCGCTGCTGCGCCCCGATGTCGTACGCGGGGTGGCCGGGCTGAGCGTGCCGCCCCCGTTCCGGGGGGACCGGGCGCCGCTGGAGGCGTTCCGCGAGCTGTACGAGGGCCGCTTCTACTGGAACTACATCGAGACACCGGGCGTGGCCGACGCGGAGTTCGGCGCCGACGTACGGGCGGGCCTGCGCCGCTGCCTCCACGGCCTGTCCGGCGACAACCCGGCGAATGAATCTCCCGCCGTCCCCCTCATTCCACCCGGCACCGGCTTCCTCGACCTCTACCCGGAGCCCAAGGAACTCCCCGCCTGGCTCACCGAGGCCGATCTCGACGTCTACGCCGCCGAGTTCACCGCCTCCGGCTTCACCGGCCCCCTCAACTGGTACCGCAACGCCGACCGCAACTGGATCCTGACCGCTCCGTGGGCGGGCGCCGCCCTCCAGGTCCCGGGGCTCTACGTGGCCGGGGACCGGGACGTGGTCACCGCCTTCCCGGGGATGCGGGAGCTGATCCCGGTACTCCCGCAGCTCGTGCCGACGCTGCGCGAGCCGGTGATCCTTCCGGGGTGCGGTCACTGGACCCAGCAGGAGCAGCCGGACGAGGTCAACGAGGCGCTGCTGGACTTCCTCGGCTCGCTCTGA
- a CDS encoding serpin family protein has protein sequence MAQDALTGHAGAIQELACRWLPIVAGGSGEGGGDFACSPAGLWLALAAAAAGAGGETAEELRKLLGTAGPEAAGAVTEAARAVAGTDAVAVATGVWARTPVYRSYRESLPDIGFGQLDPADLSAIDDWVREATGGLIERLPAEPGPGTLLLLVNAIVLRARWAEPFEPHATHHRPFTDASGVREPVPTMWKRVPLADAWTVGASRVVELRCRADGGRPGARVRFVLGEPGREAGAVLADAWAAPALRGPVDAEEVEISLPRLSLRTRLEVTDHLAALGIARSASDAADFSVMSPERLKIGEVAQEAVLRIAEKGVEAAAATLVAMAPGGAAPVRRVERIRFDRPFGIVVLDAAGEVPLFTAWQAAVPRDPLPGPYELTEHDPDPDAVRRITFVPFLPDGRCALIDDGDLVLPSGEVLPGEHWLLDTSVRVPMETAGFRPQRVHPFAYDAERQHLFVWLEGDRYTGPRPHADAALVAEPPEALAGVLLPGTDLTAALDAARSYRAQSDASYFADNVRLLEPAYLRAGTPEGGSGFGGGPQEWRARRSMIVEGLHRDGTFLDLGCANGLLMESVREWAAERGRSVEPYGIDLAPGLVALARRRLPHWADRIEEGNALDWRPADGRRFTFVHVLADCVPRARLGELIRHVRGLAEPGGRVLLSVYQPTGGGDVSAAERMAEAGIWATGAATGDGPPGTATTAWIDA, from the coding sequence ATGGCACAGGACGCGCTGACGGGGCATGCGGGGGCGATTCAGGAGCTGGCCTGCCGCTGGCTGCCGATCGTGGCGGGCGGGAGCGGCGAGGGGGGCGGGGACTTCGCGTGCTCGCCGGCCGGTCTGTGGCTCGCGCTGGCGGCCGCGGCCGCGGGCGCCGGGGGCGAGACGGCGGAGGAGCTGCGCAAGCTGCTGGGCACGGCCGGGCCGGAGGCGGCGGGGGCGGTGACGGAGGCGGCCCGGGCGGTGGCGGGGACGGACGCGGTGGCGGTGGCGACCGGGGTGTGGGCGCGCACGCCGGTGTACCGGTCCTACCGCGAGTCGCTGCCGGACATCGGTTTCGGGCAGCTCGACCCGGCGGACCTGTCGGCGATCGACGACTGGGTGCGCGAGGCGACCGGCGGGCTGATCGAGCGGCTGCCCGCCGAGCCGGGCCCCGGGACATTGCTGCTGCTGGTCAACGCGATCGTGCTCAGGGCCCGCTGGGCCGAGCCGTTCGAGCCGCATGCCACGCATCACCGGCCGTTCACTGATGCCTCGGGTGTCCGTGAGCCCGTGCCGACCATGTGGAAGCGGGTGCCGCTCGCGGATGCCTGGACGGTGGGCGCGTCCCGTGTCGTCGAACTGCGCTGCCGTGCGGACGGCGGGAGGCCCGGGGCCCGGGTGCGCTTCGTGCTCGGCGAGCCGGGACGGGAGGCGGGGGCCGTACTGGCCGATGCCTGGGCCGCGCCCGCCCTGCGCGGGCCGGTGGACGCGGAGGAGGTCGAGATCTCACTCCCCCGGCTGTCCCTGCGCACGCGGCTGGAGGTGACCGACCACCTCGCGGCGCTGGGCATCGCCCGGTCCGCGTCGGACGCCGCGGACTTCTCCGTGATGTCGCCGGAGCGGCTCAAGATCGGCGAGGTGGCACAGGAGGCGGTGCTGCGGATCGCCGAGAAGGGCGTCGAGGCGGCCGCCGCGACCCTGGTGGCGATGGCGCCGGGTGGTGCCGCGCCGGTCCGGCGGGTCGAGCGCATCCGTTTCGACCGGCCCTTCGGGATCGTCGTCCTGGACGCGGCCGGTGAGGTGCCGCTGTTCACGGCCTGGCAGGCCGCCGTCCCCCGCGATCCGCTGCCCGGGCCGTACGAGCTGACCGAGCACGACCCCGACCCGGATGCCGTGCGGCGGATCACCTTCGTGCCGTTCCTGCCGGACGGGCGGTGTGCGCTGATCGACGACGGGGATCTCGTGCTGCCGTCCGGCGAGGTGCTCCCCGGCGAGCACTGGCTGCTGGACACCTCTGTGCGCGTGCCGATGGAGACCGCCGGATTCCGGCCGCAACGGGTGCATCCCTTCGCGTACGACGCCGAGCGGCAGCACCTCTTCGTCTGGCTGGAGGGCGACCGCTACACCGGCCCGCGCCCGCACGCGGACGCCGCGCTGGTGGCCGAGCCCCCCGAGGCGCTGGCCGGGGTCCTGCTGCCCGGCACGGACCTCACCGCCGCGCTCGACGCCGCCCGGTCCTACCGCGCGCAGAGCGACGCCTCGTACTTCGCGGACAACGTACGGCTGCTGGAGCCCGCGTACCTGCGCGCCGGCACCCCCGAGGGCGGCTCGGGCTTCGGCGGCGGGCCGCAGGAGTGGCGGGCCCGCCGCTCGATGATCGTCGAGGGGCTGCACCGGGACGGCACCTTCCTGGACCTCGGCTGCGCGAACGGCCTGCTGATGGAGTCCGTACGGGAGTGGGCGGCCGAGCGGGGCCGGTCGGTGGAGCCGTACGGGATCGACCTCGCCCCCGGCCTGGTCGCTCTGGCCCGGCGGCGGCTGCCGCACTGGGCGGACCGGATCGAGGAGGGGAACGCGCTGGACTGGCGCCCGGCGGACGGGCGGCGCTTCACGTTCGTCCATGTGCTGGCCGACTGCGTGCCCCGGGCCCGGCTGGGCGAGCTCATACGGCATGTCCGGGGGCTGGCCGAGCCCGGCGGGCGGGTGCTGCTGAGCGTCTACCAGCCCACCGGGGGCGGGGACGTGTCCGCCGCCGAGCGGATGGCGGAGGCGGGCATCTGGGCGACCGGCGCGGCAACGGGGGACGGCCCTCCGGGAACGGCGACGACGGCCTGGATCGACGCGTAA
- a CDS encoding aminoglycoside phosphotransferase family protein yields the protein MEEPLPGGNVTEVVRIGDTVRRPPGERAAYVREVLGLLGTAGWSGAPRHLGTDERGREVLSYIDGHVAWKALQPASVIGEESLAEAARLTRQFHDLTAGTPPAEGGEVVCHNDLSPRNTVYRDKGRGLRPVAFIDWDLASPGLRVHDVAHVCWQFCGTGSPVFWPEEIGLRMRLVAESYGLADQDRERLVETVMWWQDRCWRGIDRLADAGDPAMTRLRDDGAVASVRAAYDWTAAHRTLLDRHVR from the coding sequence ATGGAAGAGCCACTGCCGGGCGGCAACGTGACCGAGGTCGTACGCATCGGGGACACGGTCCGGAGGCCGCCGGGGGAGCGGGCGGCGTACGTACGCGAGGTGCTCGGGCTGCTCGGGACGGCCGGATGGTCCGGCGCGCCGCGCCACCTCGGCACGGACGAGCGCGGCCGGGAGGTGCTGTCGTACATCGACGGGCACGTGGCGTGGAAGGCGCTGCAGCCCGCGTCGGTCATCGGCGAGGAGAGCCTGGCGGAGGCGGCCCGGCTGACGCGGCAGTTCCACGACCTGACGGCGGGTACGCCGCCGGCGGAGGGCGGCGAGGTGGTGTGCCACAACGACCTGTCCCCGAGGAACACGGTCTACCGGGACAAGGGGCGGGGGCTGCGGCCGGTCGCCTTCATCGACTGGGACCTCGCCTCACCCGGCCTGCGCGTGCACGACGTCGCGCATGTCTGCTGGCAGTTCTGCGGGACGGGCTCGCCGGTGTTCTGGCCGGAGGAAATCGGCCTGCGCATGCGGCTGGTCGCCGAGTCGTACGGGCTCGCCGACCAGGACCGGGAGCGCCTGGTGGAGACGGTGATGTGGTGGCAGGACCGGTGCTGGCGCGGCATCGACCGGCTCGCGGACGCGGGTGACCCGGCCATGACGCGGCTGAGGGACGACGGCGCGGTCGCCTCCGTGCGGGCGGCGTACGACTGGACGGCCGCGCACCGCACGCTGCTCGATCGGCACGTGCGGTGA